From a single Drosophila sulfurigaster albostrigata strain 15112-1811.04 chromosome 3, ASM2355843v2, whole genome shotgun sequence genomic region:
- the LOC133841017 gene encoding serine protease grass-like, with protein sequence MKSLLLVSCIGLICIIASGSAEKLNTEGLHELEKQECGVHKKDLPFIGNENIPSSRPWMARIKVSIDGKDPIEYIGTLISDQFVLTAAHIVGNNRIHSVRLGVAENSTVAEIDVEKIITHPDFKHDPIIYNDIALVKLARKVDFKENISPICLPVNEDLQQKVETLEGLLLTGFSNENSNTERNNILREINVSRVDRPKCSKSFRNFTIEPTQICTTLNEIVCMGSSGSPLSSQVEYLGKERFVQFGIVSFGLGDCSMGANTNVASFMPWITTVIGEKPL encoded by the exons ATGAAGTCGCTTCTACTTGTTAGTTGCATTGGCTTGATATGCATCATTGCATCTGGCTCAGCTGAGA AACTTAATACAGAAGGATTGCACGAATTGGAAAAACAAGAATGCGGAGTCCATAAGAAGGATTTACCTTTTATTGGTAATGAAAACATTCCCAGTTCAAGGCCTTGGATGGCACGCATTAAGGTTTCAATTGATGGAAAAGATCCAATTGAATATATAGGAACCCTGATTAGTGACC AATTTGTTTTGACCGCTGCGCATATTGTGGGCAATAATAGAAT TCATTCAGTGCGCTTAGGTGTTGCGGAAAATTCGACAGTTGCGGAAATCGACGTCGAAAAAATAATTACGCATCCAGATTTCAAACATGATCCTATTATATATAATGATATAGCTCTGGTGAAACTGGCTCGAAAGGTCGATTTCAAAG AAAACATCAGTCCAATCTGCTTGCCTGTAAATGAGGATCTACAGCAAAAGGTGGAAACTCTGGAAGGTCTGCTGCTAACAggattttcaaatgaaaactcAAACACTGAGAGAAATAATATACTGCGTGAAATAAATGTTTCACGTGTCGATCGTCCAAAATGCTCAAAGTCTTTTCGAAATTTTACAATAGAGCCAACTCAAATTTGTACCACTTTGAATGAAATTGTATGCATGGGCTCATCGGGCAGTCCACTGAGCAGTCAAGTTGAATATTTAGGTAAGGAGCGCTTTGTTCAGTTTGGCATCGTTTCGTTTGGATTAGGCGATTGTTCCATGGGAGCGAACACGAATGTGGCAAGCTTCATGCCGTGGATAACTACTGTGATTGGAGAAAAGCCGTTGTGA
- the LOC133841013 gene encoding WASH complex subunit 3 isoform X1, producing MADINSGKKKKNRGGAGTSGKAKKRIVEKILGRRNANGHTELLLKWKDLPEEESTWEPQSMLGPENIHMLTQFNYQYQRIPPKAANQNPQAAKAKANNKKKSKQPPLPSPPAPAPQTKSVTKEHTHTERVQVVNKQSSDHDSEDNSSESSSNSDSDSSSAGDETSSSDEEPDVVEKKAAAMAKSRQQSIPNNNKMKCKSPAPKASNMTNNLNASARQGLTNFGLAQVRDLLSSDDEDDDETTAVPAAKADQALEGVKQQALSWLKMKTAAKETKIEQGAIDIPLRRRKTGPSDDRSVVQQVSSAPSQMPDNLT from the exons atggCTGATATTAACTCgggtaaaaagaaaaagaaccGTGGTGGTGCAGGCACATCTGGTAAAGCCAAGAAGCGAATTGTTGAGAAAATCTTAGGCAGACGTAACGCCAATGGACACACTGAACTCTTATTGAAATGGAAGGATTTACCCGAAGAGGAGAGCACATGGGAGCCCCAAAGCATGTTGGGTCCTGAAAACATTCACATGTTAACGCAATTTAATTACCAATACCAACGAATCCCGCCTAAGGCTGCGAATCAAAATCCACAAGCggctaaagctaaagcaaacaacaaaaaaaaatcaaagcagcCACCGCTGCCGTCACCGCCGGCGCCGGcgccacaaacaaaaagtgtgaccaaagagcacacgcacacagaaaGAGTGCAGGTCGTAAACAAGCAAAGTTCCGATCACGACAGCGAGGATAATTCATCCGAAAGTAGCAGCAACTcggacagcgacagcagctctGCTGGTGACGAGACAAGCAGCAGCGATGAAGAACCCGATGTAGTGGAAAAGAAGGCtgcagcaatggcaaaaagCAGACAACAAAGCAttccaaacaacaacaagatgaaGTGCAAATCACCAGCACCAAAAGCATCCAATATGaccaacaatttaaatgcaagcGCGAGGCAAGGCTTGACCAACTTTGGGCTGGCACAAGTGCGTGATCTGCTCAGCAGCGACGAcgaggatgatgatgagacTACAGCGGTGCCAGCTGCAAAGGCTGATCAGGCGCTTGAGGGCGTCAAGCAGCAGGCACTCAGTTGGCTGAAGATGAAAACAGCTGCGAAAGAAACTAAGATTGAACAAGGAGCAATAGATATACCTTTGAGGCGACGCAAGACTGGACCTAGCGATGATCGAAGTGTAGTGCAGCAA GTAAGCTCGGCTCCATCACAAATGCCGGACAACTTAACATAA
- the LOC133841013 gene encoding WASH complex subunit 3 isoform X2: MADINSGKKKKNRGGAGTSGKAKKRIVEKILGRRNANGHTELLLKWKDLPEEESTWEPQSMLGPENIHMLTQFNYQYQRIPPKAANQNPQAAKAKANNKKKSKQPPLPSPPAPAPQTKSVTKEHTHTERVQVVNKQSSDHDSEDNSSESSSNSDSDSSSAGDETSSSDEEPDVVEKKAAAMAKSRQQSIPNNNKMKCKSPAPKASNMTNNLNASARQGLTNFGLAQVRDLLSSDDEDDDETTAVPAAKADQALEGVKQQALSWLKMKTAAKETKIEQGAIDIPLRRRKTGPSDDRSVVQQLTAKKQTTFESG, encoded by the exons atggCTGATATTAACTCgggtaaaaagaaaaagaaccGTGGTGGTGCAGGCACATCTGGTAAAGCCAAGAAGCGAATTGTTGAGAAAATCTTAGGCAGACGTAACGCCAATGGACACACTGAACTCTTATTGAAATGGAAGGATTTACCCGAAGAGGAGAGCACATGGGAGCCCCAAAGCATGTTGGGTCCTGAAAACATTCACATGTTAACGCAATTTAATTACCAATACCAACGAATCCCGCCTAAGGCTGCGAATCAAAATCCACAAGCggctaaagctaaagcaaacaacaaaaaaaaatcaaagcagcCACCGCTGCCGTCACCGCCGGCGCCGGcgccacaaacaaaaagtgtgaccaaagagcacacgcacacagaaaGAGTGCAGGTCGTAAACAAGCAAAGTTCCGATCACGACAGCGAGGATAATTCATCCGAAAGTAGCAGCAACTcggacagcgacagcagctctGCTGGTGACGAGACAAGCAGCAGCGATGAAGAACCCGATGTAGTGGAAAAGAAGGCtgcagcaatggcaaaaagCAGACAACAAAGCAttccaaacaacaacaagatgaaGTGCAAATCACCAGCACCAAAAGCATCCAATATGaccaacaatttaaatgcaagcGCGAGGCAAGGCTTGACCAACTTTGGGCTGGCACAAGTGCGTGATCTGCTCAGCAGCGACGAcgaggatgatgatgagacTACAGCGGTGCCAGCTGCAAAGGCTGATCAGGCGCTTGAGGGCGTCAAGCAGCAGGCACTCAGTTGGCTGAAGATGAAAACAGCTGCGAAAGAAACTAAGATTGAACAAGGAGCAATAGATATACCTTTGAGGCGACGCAAGACTGGACCTAGCGATGATCGAAGTGTAGTGCAGCAA TTGACCGCTAAAAAACAAACGACGTTCGAGTCTGGATAG
- the LOC133841009 gene encoding mucin-2 yields the protein MLVNSKRTSLQASTPTPTQPQTPLRMIMWSLGVFIICCVSISSAQDASGYYFPSQNRFVPSAGTFPRQQQHSQQTLNGYRSGNSGFSPAPSPGSYQEQLLFIANENGGGVNKQTPIASNSPYGSPFGASSQFTKPNRQSEYYDISPRPFGVPVSGGGATSATPSNGFTRSKAIRNGGGSSGSLGNSLNGFQPQTQRVNVPHQQTQFLAHFSEPTTTNEKRLGSSSASLRPFGNGGFSPSSTRTRTQAPPAVEDATPQAAATPYRLRSRYQPASATSSSTPSTTTGSSAEVSSKRYNRFGSNRATAKTTSTTTISSSTQNSAPSERPSFGRKPPSPRRPVFISREINEPVSVVSKRPFNYNSANARLKLPRPTPSTTSTTEGVEEEEDEDEEQYEQESQEEQHDHEESSSLEKLPLQEETITPISAVKTETLHSQKHSSEALDTVTSNEDDADKSSSTSSTEESQTESSESHDFTEETTLPNAVHEYEYVEEDDKEKATTSIPKQSESTEEHQTGTEAETTDVTVEIISTTTQTPSTIGTVKQQSQETSKEQDKSSNTSKQQQEDESEYDDEEGEEGDEEYEYEEGEELDEEEGGEQGHEHKQHSDATTESESESTRSGEHKFDDGREIISVVTTKSVVNGSTAFPAPVTPSTLGTTLSDSQPAPKLEEEEHTETPTVAVETTPMPSDTTPNVTESYVVVASIQTSRSINGARFLPFPAIEQEETKQTLSELERKVHSKQQQKQLDQNESSEEPTTTTTASPTTTSSSTSTSTTSTTERSLPAQGASTESIIDKLDRVQSELSSGVLSGKYQIINQMDASTQATTLSTGSGRFVPNIRKFQPRTTASPSTTSSGAKVKVQHFDESEMDELAGLLPVGFKPKSSYKNRKITTTTTSTTTTTTTTEAPAEEQPKKPSRNSTISRSFKNGVVAVQDVALAGLLPKGYKPPRTTSTTSTTKAPKASSALESLFSDAKFDDSLAALLPKDYKVSSTTFKPAIAVVDDISKFLPPGFTPSSTTQRSPPVAVPFDDLSSFLPPGYKAPKEEPKLPITPVKVDDLSSFLPPGFKLNTTEKSSSSESDDLLASLLPPGYKSKPAVHPASTSTSTSTTSTTSKPQTSAAPVASSTEAPGGGLKVVFPKGFHKRLGAHRLTTPHTPVEGAEVPNSSPSLVIRKGPPTRATTEFTGWPTPPTTPLSIDKLNVQTINFEDLLTAAGSTSTTTSTTTTTTTTTTTTPRPTKPGHCTADCDLEATIRIIDGVAWKPELLDHNTLEWKNLAHELEAQLNEVYSNAAQLNKWYKKVRIDSFSEGSVLVDYYVELANITEDVDTLEIKQLFHDALVKPTAPVVPDKDAQENETDSVSSPQEEQLVKASYQMGKFTIDPVATEFSVIAKNLHTNVENAEDDLPIPQWAIVVIVIGVGSLVFVVIFGVTVLLNRQKRAKKTPIPLTNDMLNELKVNHMGGADNYGVDDFYNIDDPWNDTKQPIKPKRFTNSMHGSNSSNIYDSWRSTRHPHNSGDYFYDQQPAYSQKGDSLKRPHHGGGGHHHHQQHSHQQPYAGHQQQQGYGHGHQYPDAFADAHQMYSYNNHPSRTRYARDYDPDF from the exons atgcttgtCAATTCGAAGCGAACGTCGCTGCAGGCGTCGACGCCAACGCCGACGCAGCCGCAGACGCCGTTGCGGATGATAATGTGGAGCCTCGGCGTCTTCATCATCTGCTGtgtcagcatcagcagcgcaCAAG ATGCGTCTGGCTATTATTTTCCTTCACAAAATCGATTTGTGCCATCGGCTGGCACATTTCCgcgccaacagcagcattcGCAGCAAACGCTCAATGGCTATcgcagcggcaacagcggcTTCTCCCCCGCGCCCTCGCCCGGCTCCTACCAGGAGCAGCTCCTCTTCATAGCCAACGAGAATGGTGGGGGTGTCAATAAGCAAACTCCCATTGCTAGCAACTCACCATATGGATCACCATTTGGGGCCAGTTCACAGTTTACG AAACCGAATCGACAGTCGGAGTATTACGATATCTCGCCACGCCCCTTTGGTGTGCCCGTGAGTGGAGGTGGCGCAACGTCCGCAACGCCATCGAATGGATTTACACGCTCCAAGGCGATACGCAATGGTGGTGGAAGCAGTGGCAGCCTAGGGAACAGTTTGAATGGTTTCCAACCGCAGACGCAGCGTGTCAATGTGCCACACCAGCAGACGCAATTTCTGGCGCACTTCAGTGAACCAACAACGACG AATGAGAAGCGCTTGGGATCGAGCAGCGCTTCATTGCGTCCCTTTGGCAATGGTGGCTTCTCGCCAAGCTCGACGCGCACTCGCACTCAGGCGCCACCAGCTGTGGAAGATGCCACACCCCAGGCGGCAGCAACGCCCTATCGCCTGCGCAGTCGCTATCAGCCTGCTTCAGCCACATCCTCATCGACGCCTTCCACAACAACGGGCAGCAGCGCAGAGGTGAGCAGCAAACGGTACAATCGCTTCGGCAGCAATCGCGCAACAGCCAAGACAACAAGCACCACAACGATCAGTTCCAGCACACAGAATAGTGCACCCTCGGAACGTCCCAGTTTTGGTCGCAAGCCGCCAAGTCCCCGTCGACCTGTGTTCATTAGTCGCGAAATTAATGAACCCGTCAGCGTAGTTAGCAAGCGACCCTTTAACTATAACAGCGCCAATGCTCGACTGAAATTGCCAAGGCCCACTCCAAGCACCACCAGCACTACTGAGGGCGTGGAAGAGGAGGAAGACGAGGATGAGGAGCAGTACGAGCAGGAATCCCAAGAGGAGCAGCACGACCATGAGGAATCATCGAGTCTGGAGAAGCTGCCGCTTCAAGAGGAGACCATCACACCCATTAGCGCAGTCAAGACTGAGACATTGCACAGTCAGAAGCACAGCTCGGAAGCACTGGACACGGTGACCAGCAATGAAGATGATGCCGATAAATcgagcagcaccagcagcacaGAGGAATCCCAAACGGAATCATCCGAGTCCCATGACTTCACCGAGGAGACCACACTCCCAAATGCTGTTCATGAATACGAATATGTAGAGGAGGATGATAAAGAGAAGGCCACCACGTCTATACCCAAACAGAGCGAGTCCACAGAGGAGCATCAGACGGGTACTGAAGCAGAGACCACCGATGTGACCGTGGAAATTATCAGCACCACAACGCAGACTCCCAGCACAATTGGAACAGTGAAACAGCAATCTCAGGAAACTTCCAAGGAGCAGGATAAGAGCTCGAACACCTccaagcaacagcaggaaGATGAATCCGAATACGATGACGAAGAAGGCGAAGAAGGTGATGAGGAATACGAGTACGAAGAGGGTGAGGAGTTGGACGAGGAGGAAGGCGGCGAGCAGGGGCACGAGCACAAGCAGCACAGCGATGCCACCACCGAGTCGGAAAGCGAATCTACGCGAAGTGGTGAGCACAAGTTTGATGATGGTCGCGAAATCATTTCTGTGGTAACCACCAAGAGCGTGGTCAATGGCTCCACAGCTTTCCCGGCGCCTGTAACGCCCAGCACTTTGGGCACAACTCTCTCGGACAGTCAGCCAGCTCCCAAGCTAGAGGAGGAAGAGCACACCGAAACACCTACCGTGGCTGTGGAGACAACTCCGATGCCCAGCGACACTACTCCGAATGTAACAGAGAGCTATGTGGTCGTGGCTTCGATACAGACAAGTCGAAGCATCAACGGTGCCCGTTTCCTGCCTTTCCCGGCCATCGAACAGGaagaaacaaagcaaacattaTCGGAACTTGAGCGCAAGGTGCActccaagcagcagcagaaacagctCGATCAGAACGAGAGCAGCGAAGAgcccaccacaacaacaactgcatcGCCAACAACGACGTCCAGTTCAACCAGCACCAGCACAACCTCAACCACGGAGAGATCTCTGCCAGCACAAGGCGCCTCCACGGAGAGCATCATTGACAAATTGGATCGCGTGCAGTCAGAGCTTTCCAGTGGCGTGCTGTCGGGCAAATATCAAATCATCAATCAAATGGATGCATCCACACAAGCCACAACCCTGTCCACGGGATCCGGTCGATTTGTGCCGAACATTCGCAAATTCCAGCCACGGACCACAGCTTCGCCCAGCACCACAAGCAGTGGAGCTAAGGTAAAGGTTCAACACTTTGATGAAAGCGAAATGGATGAGTTAGCTGGTCTATTGCCAGTGGGATTCAAGCCCAAGTCCAGCTACAAGAATCGCAAAAtcacaacgacaaccacatcgaccacaacaacgacaaccacaacgGAGGCGCCAGCTGAGGAACAACCAAAGAAACCGTCGAGAAACTCGACCATCAGTCGTTCCTTCAAAAATGGAGTTGTTGCCGTGCAAGATGTCGCTTTAGCGGGACTGTTGCCCAAGGGTTACAAGCCTCCTAGAACCACAAGCACGACGTCCACAACAAAGGCACCGAAAGCATCATCGGCACTGGAAAGTCTCTTTAGCGATGCGAAGTTCGATGACAGTCTAGCCGCTTTGTTGCCTAAGGATTACAAGGTTAGCTCGACGACGTTCAAGCCCGCCATTGCCGTTGTCGATGACATATCCAAGTTCCTACCACCTGGCTTCACTCCATCCTCAACCACACAGAGATCGCCACCTGTGGCTGTACCCTTCGATGATCTGAGCAGTTTCTTGCCACCTGGCTACAAAGCACCAAAGGAGGAGCCAAAGCTCCCCATCACACCCGTTAAGGTGGATGATTTGAGCAGCTTCCTGCCGCCAggctttaaattgaataccACTGAAAAGTCTAGCTCAAGTGAGAGTGATGATCTGCTTGCTTCACTGCTACCACCAGGCTACAAGTCAAAACCAGCCGTGCACCCAGCTTCCACCAGCACCAGCACCAGCACCACCTCGACGACGAGTAAGCCACAAACGAGCGCCGCACCAGTTGCCAGCTCCACAGAGGCACCTGGCGGTGGTCTAAAGGTCGTGTTCCCCAAAGGATTCCACAAACGTTTGGGCGCACATCGTCTGACCACGCCACACACCCCAGTCGAAGGCGCTGAAGTGCCCAACTCGTCGCCGTCGTTGGTAATCCGAAAGGGTCCACCAACACGTGCAACCACCGAGTTTACTGGCTGGCCTACTCCCCCTACGACTCCGCTGTCGATTGACAAACTCAATGTACAGACAATCAACTTTGAGGATCTGCTGACAGCAGCTGGCAGCACTAGCACCACGACAAGcaccaccaccacaacaaccaccacgACCACGACGACGCCGCGACCCACCAAGCCAGGACACTGCACTGCCGACTGCGATCTGGAGGCCACAATTAGGATTATCGATGGCGTCGCATGGAAACCGGAACTGCTCGATCATAACACGTTGGAGTGGAAGAACCTTGCACACGAACTGGAGGCACAG CTTAACGAAGTCTACTCCAATGCGGCGCAGCTAAACAAATGGTATAAGAAGGTGCGCATCGATAGCTTTAGCGAGGGCAGCGTACTGGTTGATTATTATGTGGAGCTGGCCAACATCACCGAAGATGTGGACACGCTGGAAATAAAGCAACTGTTCCATGATGCGCTCGTCAAGCCAACGGCCCCTGTGGTGCCCGACAAGGATGCCCAAGAGAATGAGACGGACAGCGTGTCCAGTCCGCAGGAGGAGCAACTAGTCAAGGCCAGCTATCAGATGGGCAAATTCACCATTGATCCAGTGGCCACCGAGTTTAGTG taATTGCCAAGAATCTGCACACGAATGTGGAGAATGCTGAGGATGATCTGCCCATACCACAGTGGGCGATTGTGGTGATTGTGATTGGTGTGGGCTCGCTCGTATTCGTCGTCATCTTTGGGGTCACAGTG CTGCTTAATCGCCAGAAGCGCGCCAAGAAGACGCCCATTCCTCTGACGAATGACATGCTGAACGAGCTGAAGGTCAACCACATGGGTGGCGCTGACAACTACGGCGTGGATGATTTCTACAACATTGACGATCCTTGGAATGACACCAAGCAGCCGATCAAGCCGAAA CGCTTCACCAATTCGATgcacggcagcaacagcagcaacatctacGACAGCTGGCGTTCAACACGTCATCCACACAACAGCGGTGACTATTTCTATGACCAACAGCCGGCCTACTCCCAGAAGGGCGACTCCCTGAAGCGACCACATCATGGTGGCGGCGGAcatcaccaccaccagcagcattCGCATCAGCAGCCATACGCtggccatcagcagcagcaaggcTATGGCCATGGTCACCAATATCCCGACGCCTTTGCCGATGCACACCAGATGTACAGCTATAATAATCATCCGAGTAGGACGCGGTACGCGCGTGACTACGACCCAGACTTCTAA